DNA from Rhodopirellula bahusiensis:
CGAGCGAATTGAATTCTTTCAACCGGTGCCCGATGGTGGCGAACAAGTCGCGTCGATTGGCCAGGCTCTCGGCGTCACGCCGTTCAACGAGTTCGGTCGACGGAGACTGACCGTTCGAGGTCCCTCGGGGTCTCCGTTCCCGATCCTGCAAGGCATCACGGAACTGACGGCAAAGTACGCGAAGGTTGAGGCTCTTAAGACCGACGACTCGATCAACCTCGACATGCGAATTGCCACATCGAGTATCAGCAGCGATCAGCTGCGGAACATTTTTCGTCGCAACACCGATCCGAAAAATGTCGACGCTCGCTTGAACGTCGTGCGTTTTTTCGCCGAGTCCGAACGTTACGCCGACGCGCGTCGAGAATTGGTGCGGATTCTGGATGAGTTCCCAGAGAGTTCGGATCTCAAGCCGATCGTTGGCCAATACGTCGAGAATGAAGCCAGCCAATTGCTCGAGCAAGCGGAACTGCGACGTGAGTCGGGCCAGCCCATTTTGGCGCGAGCGATCTTGGATCAGTTCCCGACGCGAGTCGTCAGCCGAGTCACGCAGGTCAAGGTCGCGGACTTGATCGGATCGATGGACGAAACTCAGAAGCAGATTGACACAGTTCATCAGCGTCTGGCGGAGTTGGTTGGCGAACTGCAGGAGCCAATGCAGAACTCACTGGGTGGATTGGTCGCTGAAATCAAAGCCGAGCTCACCCCGGCGACTTTGCCACGTATGAGTGACTTCATTCGCATGGGCGGCAACTCGACGATGGATTCCGAGACTCGGGTTTCGCTCGCGGTGGCGGGTTGGTTGCTCGGCAATGGTTCGGGCGAAACGAACCTGAAAATCGTGCTTTCGCTGATCGACGTGCGAGTGTTGGTTCGTGAGTACTTGGCTGAGCAAGACCCTGGCAAGCGACAAGAGATCCTCGAACGTTTGTCGTCGTTGGAAGGCGCGCGAGCCGACTACATCGCGAAAATGTTACCGTTGATGAAGCCGCCATTGATTGATGCGATCGAGGTGGATGATTCGATTGTTGCTGATCCTTCCGTGGATGGAATGTTCCATGTGGGATTGGACCAAGCGGGCTTTCACGCCGCTCAAGCAGAAGACCTCGCTTCGCTTCCGCCTGTTTCGTACGTGGTGCAGTTGCCACCGGAGTACGACCCGAATCGAACCTATCCGTGCGTCGTTGCGATGCATGCTGCGGGAGCGGTCGCTGAGACTCAACTCAATTGGTGGTCGGGTGTCCCACAGCAATCTTTCTTGCAACAGAAAACCAGTGACGAGCAGCTGGTCAACGAGTCTTCGGCTGATGGCACCGCGGAAGAGTCTGCACCGGAAGTTTCCCCGACGATGCGGCTTGGTCATTCCATCCGCCATGGATTCATCGTTGTCGCACCGCGTTGGACGCGAGGCGGTCAGGGCGACTACGAGTACACGATGCGCGAGCATGACGCGGTGCTGAGTTCGTTGCGTCACGCGATGCGACATTTCGCGATCGATGCCGATCGTGTTTTCATCGGCGGTCACGGGCCGGGCGGCACTGCGGCTTGGGACATTGCCATCTCTCATCCGGATTTGTGGGCGGGGATGATCAGCATCAGCAGTCGCCCCGGCAAAACGCTGCAGCACTACAATGCGAATTCGAAGTACATGCCGGTCTACATCGTCAAAGGTGACAAGGACGGCGTGCCGCTGCGGGATTATGGAGGCATCTACGATCGATACATGACCTACGACCACGATGCCATGATCGTGTTGTACCGCGGCCGCGGATTGGATTTCTTTTACGAAGAAGCTGACCGGATCTTTGAATGGATGAAGACGCCGGGGCATCGCCGCGCCGCGCCGCCGGAAGATTTGGAAGTGGTATCGATGCGAGAGGGCGATCGGTTCTTTTGGTGGTTGGAATGGGGCGAGATGCTTCCTGGTTTGTCGATCAATCCCATTCTTTGGAACGACGCGGAGCGTTTGAAGGCTGCCCCGGTCAAGGCTCGCGTGATGGCGAACAACGAAGTCATCATCACGCAGGCACCATCGGATTCGTACACGGTTTGGTTGTACCCGCAGATGCCGCTGGATTTCAAAGAGACGATCACGGTTCGCTACCGTTCTCGACGCAAGGATTTCACGTTTGATCAATCCGTTGGAGTGATGTTGGAAGACGCTCGTGTTCGAGCGGATCGCGAACGGCCGTTTTGGGGAATGGTTCAAATTCCCTGAGCTTGTGATTCTGAGCGAATTCTCTCAGCGTTATTTTTGCCTCGCAATGCACGCGGGCTCATCAAGCGATACGTGCAGACAATCGATTTTGCGGCGTATTGGCAGACAGTTGGCCGATGTGTCGCTCGTGGGGGAGTCGTTGGTCCATCTTTCGGATTCATGCATCCAGGGGTGTTCGTGAGGCAGATCGTCTCGCGTAACAACTGTTGCGAGCACATTTGACCGGTCTACTCCGCCACTGTCCGGTGGGCTACCTTGGTAAGACGTACTGGTGCGATTGGCCGCATGATCGTCGCCGCGTGATCTTTGGACAAAGAGAACCTGATTGAGACATCCTGGATGAATGCACCTGAATCAAATTCCGCTGCCATTGGCGAGGCGGACCTCAACTTGCTTCACGACGCTCGCCGGCGAGTGATCGAAGAGTTGGGAAAGATCATTGTTGGCCAAGAAGAAGTCATCGACGAGATCCTGATTTGTCTCTTCAGCCGCGGTCACGTTTTGCTGGAAGGCGTGCCAGGGCTGGCCAAGACGCTGATGATCAGCACGCTGGCCAAGACGCTGGACCTATCCTTCAGTCGAATTCAATTCACACCTGACTTGATGCCCGCCGACGTGACTGGCACTGAGATCATGGAAGAGGACCGCGCGACGGGGCATCGCGAATTGCGATTCATGCCCGGGCCGCTGTTCGCCAACGTGGTGTTGGCCGATGAGATCAACCGAACGCCGCCGAAGACACAGGCGTCGTTGCTGGAAGCGATGCAAGAACGGCAGGTCACGGCCGGTCGCGAACGACATCAGCTCGATGATCCGTTCTTCGTGCTAGCGACACAGAACCCGATTGAGCAGGAAGGCACGTACCCGTTGCCCGAAGCTCAACAAGACCGGTTCATGTTCAAAATCTACGTCGACTACCCATCGTTCGATGAAGAGTTCGAAGTCGCTCGGCGGACCACCGGAACTGGGACGGCTGAAGCGGAACCGGTTCTTCGTGGCGAAGAGATTTTGCGGCTGCAACAATTGGTTCGTCAGGTTCCCGTCAGCGACCACATCGTGCGATACGCGTTGTCGTTGGTTCGTCAAACTCGCGTCGGCGGTGAAGGCGTTCCGGACTTCGTGGAAGACTTGGTTGGCTGGGGCGCCGGGCCGCGAGCTGTTCAGTTTTTGATCCTCGGTGGCAAAGCCCGAGCGTTGTTGCAAGGTCGCCATCACGTGCAGGTCGAAGACATCCAAGCTCTTGCACCGCCAGTTTTGCGTCACCGGATGGTGGTGAATTTCGCCGCCGAAAGTGAAGGCATCACCAGCGACGAAGTGGTCGCCCGAATCATTGACGCCACCCCGACGACCGAGGACGAATTGTCTCGCGATGCCCGATTCCAAAAGATATTTGCGTCCTGAGGTCACCGCTCGCATTCGCCGGTTGGAATTGACCGCCCGGCGAGTGGTGGAGGGTTTCCTTTCAGGGATGCACCGAAGTCCGTACTTCGGTCAATCGATCGAGTTTTTGCAACACCGCCAGTATGTTGCTGGCGATGAGTTGCGGCATATCGATTGGAAGGTATACGCGCGCCAGGATCGGTTGCACATCAAGCAATATGAGGAAGAAACCAACCTTCGTTTGCAGTTGCTCGTCGATTGCAGCGGCAGCATGTCGTACGGCGAAGGTGACGAGAACAAATTTGAGTACGCCGCTTCGCTCGCCGCCTCGCTCGCCTACCTCGCTCTTCGTCAGAAAGACGCTTGCGGGTTGTATACGTTCGACACGCAGCTTCGTGACAGCGTTCCGGCCAAATCGAGTCAGCACCAGCTCAATCGGATGTTGACTTGCCTCGCGTCCGCGGATCACGAAGGCGAGACCAAACTCGATCACGTCGCAAAGCAACTCGCATCCGCGATTCCTCGAGCCGGTGTTGTGTGTGTGATCTCTGACTTGTTGGGCGTGGAAGAACTGCAAGAAGGATTGCGAGTCCTGAGGGCTCGCGGGCACGACGTTGCCTTGATTCACGTCTTGCACGACGACGAAATGGATTTCGACTTCACCGGCGCCACTCGATTCGAAGGGCTGGAAGTCGAGTCGGCATTGAACTGCAATCCAGCCGCGCTTCGCGAAGGTTACCTCGAGGCGCTGGATGACTTTCTTGAAAAGACCCGACGAGCCTGTGGCCGATTGAAAATCGATTACTTGCAAGTCCGGACCAGCGAACCGCTCGATGCCGTGCTGGCTCGTTTCCTGTCCGCTCGGCAGGCACTCCCAAAACTTCGAAGCTAGGCAACGACTTGTTCCTCTATCCCGCCCTATCGATTGGTTTCGCGTTCGTCGCGGTTCCGCTCTTGGTTCACCTGATCAACTTGCTTCGGCATCGCCGGACCAAGTGGGCGGCGATGGATTTTTTGCTGGCCAGCTATCGCAAACAACGTCGTTGGATTGTTCTGCGTCAATTGCTGCTGTTGCTTTCGCGGTTGGCCGTCGCGGCATTGCTGATCGCATTGCTGGCTGGATTGGTTGGTGGACGCGAATGGATCGGGGCTCTCGGCGGCCAAACCACGCACCACGTGATCATTCTCGATGACAGCTACTCAATGCAGCAGGTCGTTTCGCGGCGCGGTTCCGATGAGGGTAGCGTGGAATCCGATTCCACCGGCGTCGTCGGCAACACAGCTTACGACCGAGCGCTGGCTTCCGTTTCGGGATTGGTCAAACGTTTAGCTGCCGACGGCGACAACCACACGTTGACGGTGATGCGAGCCAGTCGCGCGGCGATGGTGTCAGCGGGTGAGAATGCGTCCGCGGATGTGGCTGCTGACTTGTCCGCGCAAACCATTTCGCCAGATGGACGACAAGTCGATCGTTTGATGGCGACGCGAGCTTCTTCGCTGCGAACCGATTTGGTTCCCGCGATTGATTTGGCATCGGACTTGATCGCCGCGACCACCGCGGATTCGCAAAACTTATACGTGGTCAGCGATTTCACGCAGCGGGATTGGGCGGCGCCGCGTCGTATGGCGGAGGCGTTGGAATCCGTCGACCAAGCGGGTGCCAAGATCCGAATGATCGACTGCGTGGACAATCGAACGAGCAACACGACTCGCAATCTCGCGATCACCGATCTGAGTCCGACGCCGGATGTTTGGGTCGCGGGAGTTCCCGTG
Protein-coding regions in this window:
- a CDS encoding AAA family ATPase, translating into MDKENLIETSWMNAPESNSAAIGEADLNLLHDARRRVIEELGKIIVGQEEVIDEILICLFSRGHVLLEGVPGLAKTLMISTLAKTLDLSFSRIQFTPDLMPADVTGTEIMEEDRATGHRELRFMPGPLFANVVLADEINRTPPKTQASLLEAMQERQVTAGRERHQLDDPFFVLATQNPIEQEGTYPLPEAQQDRFMFKIYVDYPSFDEEFEVARRTTGTGTAEAEPVLRGEEILRLQQLVRQVPVSDHIVRYALSLVRQTRVGGEGVPDFVEDLVGWGAGPRAVQFLILGGKARALLQGRHHVQVEDIQALAPPVLRHRMVVNFAAESEGITSDEVVARIIDATPTTEDELSRDARFQKIFAS
- a CDS encoding DUF58 domain-containing protein produces the protein MRPEVTARIRRLELTARRVVEGFLSGMHRSPYFGQSIEFLQHRQYVAGDELRHIDWKVYARQDRLHIKQYEEETNLRLQLLVDCSGSMSYGEGDENKFEYAASLAASLAYLALRQKDACGLYTFDTQLRDSVPAKSSQHQLNRMLTCLASADHEGETKLDHVAKQLASAIPRAGVVCVISDLLGVEELQEGLRVLRARGHDVALIHVLHDDEMDFDFTGATRFEGLEVESALNCNPAALREGYLEALDDFLEKTRRACGRLKIDYLQVRTSEPLDAVLARFLSARQALPKLRS
- a CDS encoding carboxylesterase family protein; this translates as MKVTFSNSDGKRMSSRLREVLAAILLLVFAVSIVGQSALAHAEQLISLRNGMVLRGIYLEVPSMNQNAASAAGESGIQNRPIWVVDDGLRRTYVHRRGMVAAEPRDVPDLHERIEFFQPVPDGGEQVASIGQALGVTPFNEFGRRRLTVRGPSGSPFPILQGITELTAKYAKVEALKTDDSINLDMRIATSSISSDQLRNIFRRNTDPKNVDARLNVVRFFAESERYADARRELVRILDEFPESSDLKPIVGQYVENEASQLLEQAELRRESGQPILARAILDQFPTRVVSRVTQVKVADLIGSMDETQKQIDTVHQRLAELVGELQEPMQNSLGGLVAEIKAELTPATLPRMSDFIRMGGNSTMDSETRVSLAVAGWLLGNGSGETNLKIVLSLIDVRVLVREYLAEQDPGKRQEILERLSSLEGARADYIAKMLPLMKPPLIDAIEVDDSIVADPSVDGMFHVGLDQAGFHAAQAEDLASLPPVSYVVQLPPEYDPNRTYPCVVAMHAAGAVAETQLNWWSGVPQQSFLQQKTSDEQLVNESSADGTAEESAPEVSPTMRLGHSIRHGFIVVAPRWTRGGQGDYEYTMREHDAVLSSLRHAMRHFAIDADRVFIGGHGPGGTAAWDIAISHPDLWAGMISISSRPGKTLQHYNANSKYMPVYIVKGDKDGVPLRDYGGIYDRYMTYDHDAMIVLYRGRGLDFFYEEADRIFEWMKTPGHRRAAPPEDLEVVSMREGDRFFWWLEWGEMLPGLSINPILWNDAERLKAAPVKARVMANNEVIITQAPSDSYTVWLYPQMPLDFKETITVRYRSRRKDFTFDQSVGVMLEDARVRADRERPFWGMVQIP